The Spirochaetota bacterium genome has a window encoding:
- a CDS encoding thiolase family protein → MGKRVAICAVAQIKNEGDLWHARFQNMLLECFESVMQQTGVTFDMEKGIRNVVTCSDDVFDARTISNNGMTDVVGAHLRGEEKMAQESLNGLGYAMASILSGHDDAILFMGHMKESQGESRRMVSNLSFDPFYCRPLGLDNMNMNALQARAYGQRSGVQEEHLARIVVRSRKNAKKNPYARENEEIDEAKVMSSPLLADPLRELHYYPITDWAFGMLLCCEERAKEFSKNPVWITGFANCMDSYFPGDREYVSNFSLKKASERAYKMAGIKDPKKDIQIFELCDHAAYQLPMWAEGIGIVDEGKGGAWVDKGGMDKFHVNLSGGMLNGNPFLLGGAARAIECFYQLRGEAGDRQVDGVKKALAHGTYGAAGQHQAVVIMEA, encoded by the coding sequence ATGGGTAAACGAGTCGCGATATGCGCCGTGGCGCAGATCAAGAACGAAGGCGATCTCTGGCATGCCCGATTCCAGAACATGCTTCTGGAATGCTTCGAGTCGGTCATGCAGCAGACCGGAGTAACCTTCGACATGGAAAAGGGCATACGAAACGTCGTTACCTGCTCAGATGACGTGTTCGACGCCCGCACCATTTCGAACAACGGTATGACCGATGTAGTGGGTGCGCATTTACGGGGTGAGGAGAAGATGGCCCAGGAGAGCCTTAACGGCCTCGGCTATGCGATGGCAAGCATCCTCTCGGGGCATGACGACGCGATCCTCTTCATGGGGCATATGAAAGAGTCGCAGGGGGAGAGCCGCAGGATGGTCTCCAATCTCTCATTCGATCCTTTTTATTGCCGGCCACTGGGTCTGGATAACATGAACATGAACGCCCTTCAGGCGCGGGCCTATGGCCAAAGGTCGGGCGTCCAGGAAGAGCATCTGGCGAGGATCGTGGTGCGTTCCAGGAAAAACGCGAAGAAAAATCCTTATGCGCGGGAGAACGAGGAGATTGACGAGGCGAAGGTTATGAGCTCCCCGCTCCTCGCCGATCCGCTGCGCGAGTTGCACTACTATCCCATCACCGACTGGGCCTTCGGGATGCTGCTGTGCTGCGAGGAGCGCGCGAAGGAGTTCAGCAAAAACCCGGTATGGATTACCGGATTCGCCAATTGCATGGACAGCTATTTTCCGGGCGACAGGGAATATGTTTCGAATTTCTCACTCAAAAAGGCCTCCGAACGCGCTTACAAAATGGCGGGTATAAAGGATCCGAAGAAGGACATTCAAATTTTCGAGCTCTGCGACCATGCCGCGTATCAGCTTCCCATGTGGGCCGAGGGAATCGGTATTGTGGACGAGGGCAAAGGGGGCGCGTGGGTCGATAAAGGCGGGATGGATAAATTCCATGTGAACCTTTCCGGCGGCATGCTGAACGGGAATCCTTTTCTTCTCGGGGGGGCGGCTCGCGCGATCGAATGTTTCTATCAACTGCGCGGGGAGGCGGGAGACCGCCAGGTGGACGGTGTCAAAAAGGCGCTCGCGCACGGCACCTACGGGGCCGCGGGGCAGCACCAGGCCGTCGTCATCATGGAAGCGTAG